GTGCTCATGCCGCTCTCCTTAACCAGCTGCCTGACTAATCGGCCGCCATGCCAATACATTGGCCACCAGGAATACCCGCGGCGCGCCGGTCGTTAGGCACGTCGCCCGGATGCGGCCGTCTTTGATGCCTTTGACTTCGATCCGGCGCTGCGTGATCTTTTCATCCTTCGCTATATACACAATTTCCACAGTTTGGCCTGCTCGCATGTGCATAATATACGCCTCCAAAATAGGAACATTTGTTTGTATTATATGCGAACATTCGTTCTTTATGCAATGCATAAAAATATCCTGCGCTTTGCCTGGATAGGTCCTCTCCAAGACTCACCTGCCCTTCTCCTTTATTTCAAACGATATAATTAAAGAGAGGTGATTCTATGTCATAGAACGGCCTCTTTCCTTGTTGAGTTACGGCAACGCTGCCAAAACAGAGGGATCTTTTTTAGTATAAAAAACCGCTGAGAGTTGAGCATCTTGGTCGATATCAAAGAGCTACAGTTGACTCATATTGTATCAGAAGGCTTGGAGCATATTTCAGAGATCCGCTGCCGACAGGATGGGAAGCTGTTGATCTCTGAAATACGAAAAAGTCCTAACGACCTTAAAGGTTATCAGGACTTGTATTTTAATTTAGTTTAAAAATGTGTATGCTTCGCTCTCCATTGTTCGAGCTTAATATAAAGCCAGAAGGAATAAATTCCGAGCGTGATAACAGAAAGCAGCCACCATTTAACCCAGTTGCCGAAAAGCTGAACAGCTGTCCCATCAAAACGAAGTCTTCTTCCGTTAATAACGGTGTGCTCGACCTTCCATCTATAAAGGACAACATGCGCCCAAGGATAGCAAATACCAATTGTTATAAATGTTACGATACTCCCTAAGATGCACCAGCCTATGTACTGTGCTAACCCCCCATCAAAATAGGATTCCCCTGCTTCAGCTCCCTGAACATTTACATTTAAATTAATTGCAGTCCCCAAAATCATCTACCCTTTTCAGATTTTCTATCTTATATTATCTGTTCTATAGGTAATATTTCCTAATACATATGTCACATATTGCTATATTTGTTGCTCATATAACAACAAAAAGCCTCTCCTTTAGGAGAATCTTGTCGAATCATTAAGGATGTGCTACTAAAACGGCATCCATCCAGAGGAAGGCTACGCCCCATATTTTCCGGCATACTCATGTGAGTATGCTAACCGAAGCTGGCGTCGATCTGGCGACCATCATGGCGCGGGTCGGTCACGACGATGAAAAAACCACGCTTAAGCTATACACTCATGTAACCAATAAAATGAAAAAGGACGCCACCGAGAAAGTGAAGATTCACTTCGAGAGCATCCTCAATCCGCAAGAATAGCAGAGATTGTGATTTTTTCGTTATTTTACGCTACTACCAACACTCTAAAAACCCTATAAAATCAATACTTACAAGCCTTTCGATACAAGCATAGGAGTAATCCATCTCATCATAGTCGGAGTGACCCAGGTCTCGAAGGAGGATACGCCGAGAATGAGAAGGGCCATGATAAACGACAGCAGCGTATACATGGCAAAAGGACGACCGACGCTGAGCGGATGGCGCGCGACCACTCTGCTGCGGATCATAAGCAGGGAGAACGCGATTGCCGCCGCGCTGCAAACGAGGAGCACCGGAATTACAACCATATTATGAGGTGCGACCGACACGAGCGCGAACAGCAGGCCGTGCCACGAATATTGGCTTACCAGGCAGCCGACCGTGAAGCCGATCAGCACCCCCTTAAGGAAATCCAGAATAAGAATGCCGGGAAGCCCGATGACCGACAGGCCAAGAATCCAGATCAGGCCGATCCATTTCAGATGAAGCCCGGCGATGCTCCAGAACGATTCCGGCGCCGCGGGCAGCCCGTGCTGATCTACCGTCACGAAGAAATTGCCCAGATAATCAGTGAGCTCCTGCTGCTGGTCCATCGTCAGCGCGCTGACGATCAGGGCGCCGAAGACGACCCCTACCAAAAATAATACGGCGACAAAAATATAAAGCGGCGTCTGCTCTTTAATCATATGACGGAAGTTCCGCATCGGGACGTTCTCCTCTCCTGGTCACATGATACACCATATGAAGAAACGTCCCGCTCTATGACTTGTCCTTGGACGGTACGGCGACTCGGCCGTATGTGCCTCCCCCGCCGGCGGTCAGTTCCAGCGTTCCGGAGCGGGCGGCGGCGATCTTTGAAGCCAATTCGGCGCCGACCACCGCGGCCAGCTCCTCCTCGCCGGCTTCGTGGAGAATATTCATCTCGGTCCCGAAGGCTTCAAGCAGCAGATTCATCTTCGCCTTGCCCAGGCCCGGGATGAATTCCAGCGGAATCTGGTAACGGTACGGCGGGCGGTAACCGGGAACAACCGGCTCCTCCCTGTCCGCGATACTCAGAATCCGGTCCAGCACGCCCTGAACGAGCTTGGTGCAGCCACAGTACGGACACCGCTGCGAGGTCGCATAAGCTTCGTCGATAATGCTGCCGCATCCGGCGCAGTAGGTGCGGTGGTACTTGCCCAGCCGGGGATTCAGCCCGTAATTGGCCGTAACCCCTCGGCCTTCGCGGCGTTCCAGCGCGAGCCGCAGCTCCGTAAGCGAAGGAGCGGCAAGCTTCATTTCGTTATATTCGCGGCCGATCTTGCCCAGTGAATGCGCGTCGGAATTCGTCAGGAACGTAAACGGATCGAGCTCGGAAATATAGCCGGCCATTTCTGAATCCGCGCTTAGGCCGAGCTCCACTCCAGCAATCCGCCGGAGATCGAACAGTTCGGCCATCCGCTCGGTGGCGCAGCCGTAGAGACCCTTATGCGGCGTGAAAATATGGGCGGGTATCAATATCCCCCCGCGGCCGTATATCTCCTCCTGAAG
This region of Paenibacillus sp. URB8-2 genomic DNA includes:
- a CDS encoding DUF898 family protein yields the protein MILGTAINLNVNVQGAEAGESYFDGGLAQYIGWCILGSIVTFITIGICYPWAHVVLYRWKVEHTVINGRRLRFDGTAVQLFGNWVKWWLLSVITLGIYSFWLYIKLEQWRAKHTHF
- the spoIIM gene encoding stage II sporulation protein M; its protein translation is MRNFRHMIKEQTPLYIFVAVLFLVGVVFGALIVSALTMDQQQELTDYLGNFFVTVDQHGLPAAPESFWSIAGLHLKWIGLIWILGLSVIGLPGILILDFLKGVLIGFTVGCLVSQYSWHGLLFALVSVAPHNMVVIPVLLVCSAAAIAFSLLMIRSRVVARHPLSVGRPFAMYTLLSFIMALLILGVSSFETWVTPTMMRWITPMLVSKGL
- a CDS encoding endonuclease Q family protein, producing MELERKKPAQAGWNAGGEPSALTGSQKSAAEPALSRYYCDLHVHIGRTSEGRAVKISGSRDLTFSGIAREAAERKGIGLIGIIDSHSPSVQRDIMRCLDEGEMTEVEGGGIAYRGTAIVLGSEIEIREPGRKECHVLAFMPDLNTMSEFSAWMGRHMKNVGLSSQRIYVPSMELQEEIYGRGGILIPAHIFTPHKGLYGCATERMAELFDLRRIAGVELGLSADSEMAGYISELDPFTFLTNSDAHSLGKIGREYNEMKLAAPSLTELRLALERREGRGVTANYGLNPRLGKYHRTYCAGCGSIIDEAYATSQRCPYCGCTKLVQGVLDRILSIADREEPVVPGYRPPYRYQIPLEFIPGLGKAKMNLLLEAFGTEMNILHEAGEEELAAVVGAELASKIAAARSGTLELTAGGGGTYGRVAVPSKDKS